The following are encoded together in the Bacteroidota bacterium genome:
- a CDS encoding DUF4242 domain-containing protein, with protein sequence MPKYVIEREIPGAGKMSAQDLQGIAKKSCGVLGQMGPRIQWLHSYVVDDKIYCVYIAPNEKMVRDHATAGGFPANRVSEVMAIIDPVTGGA encoded by the coding sequence ATGCCGAAATATGTGATCGAGCGCGAAATCCCCGGAGCAGGCAAAATGTCTGCACAGGATCTCCAGGGAATTGCGAAAAAGTCCTGCGGTGTGTTAGGCCAAATGGGCCCGAGAATTCAGTGGCTCCATAGCTATGTTGTCGACGATAAAATCTATTGCGTGTATATCGCCCCGAATGAGAAGATGGTGCGGGATCACGCCACCGCGGGTGGATTTCCCGCGAACAGGGTCTCCGAAGTCATGGCCATCATCGATCCGGTCACCGGCGGAGCCTGA
- a CDS encoding prolyl oligopeptidase family serine peptidase, giving the protein MKRASLIFGLLLAVSGLHAQPLLYPKTPKVEHSDNYFGTVVPDPYRWMENDTAASVADWVQAENKVTFGYLEKIPFRDQVKARMTKIWNYAKYSTPFREGDNYYFFKNSGLQNQSVLYYQRGLDGKPAIFLDPNTLSSDGTVALSDFAFSKDGKYMAYSISRSGSDWREIYLLYVPTRTQLKDHLRWAKFTGLSWYHGGFYYSRYDAPADTTKALTAKNEFQKVYYHAIGDDQSADKLVYQDTAHAMRTFGLTVTQDERFGVLTIGQGGSKGNAAFLREMESQDPSFRPVIETFDDDFNPIGNVDGKVYFRTNRNSPNGRVVLVDPANPAEPNWKVVLPEQPDVLMNSSLVGGKLLATYMKDVSHRVYVYDTEGKLENEIGMPTLGTVGGFAGKKEDQIVFYSVTSFTFPSTIYQYDFRTKESKLYRKPEIDFTSEKYETKQVFYKSKDGTRIPMFIVHKKGLVLDGTNPTLLYGYGGFDISLAPGFNTARLVWLEQGGVYAQANLRGGGEYGEKWHEGGMGLHKQNVFDDFIAAAEYLIAERYTSPAKLAIQGGSNGGLLIGAVTNQRPDLFRVALPAVGVMDMLRFHKFTIGWAWVPDYGSSDDSVNFHNLYSFSPVQNIREGVEYPSTLVTTADHDDRVVPAHSFKYISTLQEKYHGNNPVLIRIETKAGHGGGKPTSKIIEETADIYSFTFYNMGVTPAY; this is encoded by the coding sequence ATGAAGAGAGCTTCGCTGATCTTTGGTCTGTTACTCGCCGTCTCCGGTCTCCACGCTCAACCTCTCTTATACCCGAAAACTCCGAAAGTTGAACACTCCGACAACTATTTCGGGACGGTCGTCCCCGATCCATACCGGTGGATGGAGAACGACACCGCCGCGAGCGTCGCCGACTGGGTGCAGGCAGAAAACAAAGTGACTTTCGGGTATCTCGAAAAAATCCCGTTCCGGGACCAGGTGAAGGCCCGGATGACGAAGATTTGGAACTACGCGAAGTACAGCACCCCGTTCCGGGAAGGGGACAACTATTACTTTTTCAAGAATTCCGGGCTGCAGAATCAGAGCGTCCTCTATTACCAGCGCGGCCTCGACGGCAAGCCGGCGATTTTTCTCGATCCGAACACCCTGTCCTCCGATGGAACAGTCGCCCTGAGCGATTTCGCCTTCTCGAAAGACGGCAAGTACATGGCGTACAGCATCTCCCGCAGCGGATCGGACTGGCGCGAGATCTACCTCCTCTATGTCCCGACGAGGACGCAACTGAAAGACCATCTCCGGTGGGCGAAATTCACCGGACTTTCGTGGTACCACGGGGGATTCTACTATAGCAGATACGATGCGCCGGCCGATACGACGAAGGCGTTGACAGCGAAGAACGAATTCCAGAAGGTCTACTACCACGCGATCGGTGACGACCAGAGCGCCGACAAGCTTGTCTATCAGGACACCGCCCATGCAATGCGGACATTCGGCCTCACGGTGACGCAGGACGAGCGATTCGGCGTCCTGACGATCGGGCAGGGGGGCTCGAAGGGAAACGCCGCGTTCCTCCGCGAGATGGAATCGCAGGATCCTTCGTTCCGGCCGGTCATCGAAACGTTCGACGACGATTTCAATCCGATCGGCAATGTCGACGGCAAGGTTTACTTCCGCACGAACAGGAATTCTCCCAACGGCAGAGTGGTTCTCGTCGACCCCGCCAATCCGGCCGAGCCGAACTGGAAAGTGGTCCTTCCGGAACAGCCCGACGTGCTCATGAACTCCTCCCTCGTGGGGGGAAAGCTCCTCGCGACGTACATGAAAGACGTCAGCCACCGGGTGTATGTCTACGACACGGAAGGGAAGCTCGAGAATGAAATCGGGATGCCCACGCTCGGGACCGTCGGCGGGTTCGCGGGGAAAAAGGAAGATCAGATTGTGTTTTACTCGGTAACGTCATTCACATTTCCTTCCACAATCTACCAGTACGATTTCCGGACGAAGGAGTCGAAGCTCTACCGCAAGCCGGAGATCGATTTCACCTCGGAGAAGTACGAGACGAAGCAGGTGTTCTACAAGAGCAAGGACGGGACGCGCATACCGATGTTTATCGTCCATAAGAAGGGTCTCGTGCTGGACGGGACGAACCCCACGCTCCTCTACGGGTACGGCGGGTTCGACATCAGCCTCGCACCCGGCTTCAACACGGCCCGTCTGGTCTGGCTGGAGCAGGGGGGAGTCTATGCCCAGGCGAACCTGCGCGGAGGGGGGGAGTATGGCGAGAAGTGGCATGAGGGGGGGATGGGGCTCCATAAGCAAAACGTGTTTGACGACTTTATCGCGGCAGCCGAGTACCTGATTGCCGAACGGTACACCTCGCCCGCGAAGCTGGCGATCCAGGGAGGGTCCAACGGAGGATTGCTCATCGGCGCGGTCACGAACCAGCGCCCCGATCTGTTCCGCGTCGCCCTCCCGGCGGTAGGCGTGATGGATATGCTCCGGTTCCACAAGTTCACGATCGGCTGGGCGTGGGTTCCGGACTACGGCTCGAGCGACGATTCTGTGAATTTCCATAACCTCTACTCGTTTTCACCGGTTCAGAATATCCGCGAGGGAGTGGAATATCCTTCCACGCTCGTGACGACGGCAGACCATGACGACCGTGTCGTGCCCGCACATTCCTTCAAGTATATTTCCACCCTCCAGGAAAAGTACCACGGCAACAACCCGGTGCTCATACGGATTGAGACGAAGGCGGGCCATGGCGGAGGCAAGCCGACTTCGAAGATCATCGAGGAAACGGCGGACATCTATTCGTTCACATTCTATAATATGGGCGTGACACCGGCGTACTGA
- a CDS encoding SPFH domain-containing protein, producing the protein MENGTTIGLGTILTIVVIVVFLLGIRIVRPTNRGLVERLGKYRKFAGPGFHWIIPVIDHMYRVNTTEQMINAEPQEIITNDNLNAVVDAQIYFKVKADEEDVKNSQYNVNNVTFQIVNLARTTLRNIIGTMTLKSANSERGRINDELHKILIQETTTWGIDIVRAELKEIDPPKDVQETMNKIVKAENEKIAAIDFATAAETNADGTKRGEIKKAEGIRQARILQAEGEAEAIRLVNEAANKYFIGNAQLLKRLETTQASLERNTKVVVPANTDLVNVIGDLAGVLPLKRDAG; encoded by the coding sequence ATGGAAAACGGCACAACCATTGGCCTCGGAACAATACTCACGATCGTCGTGATCGTGGTGTTTCTCCTCGGTATACGCATCGTCCGTCCCACGAACAGGGGACTGGTGGAACGGCTCGGCAAGTATCGCAAATTCGCGGGACCCGGCTTTCACTGGATTATCCCGGTGATCGACCACATGTACCGGGTCAACACGACCGAGCAGATGATCAACGCCGAACCCCAGGAGATCATCACCAACGATAACCTGAACGCTGTCGTCGACGCTCAGATCTATTTCAAGGTGAAAGCCGACGAAGAGGACGTGAAGAATTCGCAATACAACGTGAATAATGTCACGTTCCAGATCGTCAATCTCGCGCGCACGACGCTGAGAAACATCATCGGAACGATGACGCTAAAATCCGCCAACAGCGAGCGGGGCCGGATCAACGACGAACTCCACAAGATCCTGATCCAGGAAACCACGACGTGGGGGATCGACATCGTCCGGGCCGAATTGAAGGAGATCGATCCGCCGAAGGACGTGCAGGAAACCATGAACAAGATCGTGAAGGCGGAAAATGAAAAAATCGCCGCAATCGATTTCGCCACGGCCGCTGAAACGAACGCCGACGGAACCAAGCGGGGAGAAATCAAAAAGGCGGAAGGCATCCGGCAGGCGAGAATTCTTCAGGCCGAAGGCGAGGCGGAGGCGATCCGGCTTGTCAACGAGGCGGCGAACAAGTACTTCATCGGGAATGCGCAGCTGCTGAAGAGACTGGAGACGACGCAGGCGTCGCTTGAGAGAAATACAAAAGTCGTCGTTCCCGCGAACACCGATCTTGTGAACGTCATCGGCGATCTCGCCGGAGTATTGCCTCTGAAGAGGGATGCGGGCTAA
- a CDS encoding YdeI/OmpD-associated family protein: protein MGKKDKRVDAYIERSADYARPILTHLRSVIHKACPDVEETIKWGFPSFEYRGILCGIGAFKEHCILGFWKAALMKDSTRLRSKDGKDAMGNFGRIQKLSDLPSQKILMEYVREAAELNEKGIKLPPRARSAGKRRLVVPAYFKKALAKNKKASKAFEEFTYSHKKEYLEWITEAKTEETRNRRIETALEWMAQGKSRNWKYMRK, encoded by the coding sequence ATGGGAAAAAAAGACAAGCGCGTTGACGCATATATCGAACGTTCCGCCGACTATGCCCGGCCGATTCTCACCCATCTCCGGAGTGTGATTCACAAGGCCTGCCCGGATGTGGAGGAGACCATCAAGTGGGGATTTCCGAGTTTTGAGTACCGCGGGATTCTCTGCGGCATAGGAGCCTTTAAGGAGCACTGCATCCTGGGATTCTGGAAGGCCGCTCTCATGAAGGATTCGACGAGACTCCGTTCGAAGGACGGCAAGGATGCCATGGGGAATTTCGGGCGGATTCAGAAGCTCTCCGATCTGCCTTCCCAAAAAATCCTGATGGAGTACGTCAGGGAGGCCGCGGAATTAAACGAGAAGGGGATCAAGCTCCCCCCGAGAGCGAGGTCCGCGGGGAAGCGGAGGCTCGTCGTGCCGGCTTATTTCAAGAAGGCACTCGCGAAAAACAAGAAGGCGTCCAAGGCCTTCGAAGAGTTCACCTATTCCCACAAGAAGGAATATCTCGAGTGGATTACGGAAGCGAAGACCGAGGAGACGAGGAACAGGCGGATCGAAACGGCGCTCGAATGGATGGCTCAAGGCAAATCGAGAAACTGGAAGTACATGCGAAAGTAA
- a CDS encoding metalloregulator ArsR/SmtB family transcription factor, which produces MTELMTSAELLPLFKALADKNRLKIIGFLAQRPHAVEELSKSLKIGASTVSHHLSVLGKAGLVAGKVQGYYSIYSLQVSPLEATAKRLLQREDLKEFAGNTEADSFDQKVLATFCTPEGRIKAFPVQEKKFLVLLRHVLKEFQTGIRYSEKQVNGILSRFNKDTARLRRALVDYRYMDREGGGGKYWRTEQPE; this is translated from the coding sequence ATGACTGAATTAATGACATCCGCCGAGCTGTTGCCCCTGTTCAAGGCCCTGGCGGATAAGAACCGCCTCAAGATTATCGGATTCCTCGCTCAGCGGCCCCACGCCGTCGAGGAACTTTCAAAATCCCTCAAGATCGGCGCGTCCACGGTGTCGCACCATCTTTCCGTGCTCGGGAAAGCCGGGCTCGTTGCGGGAAAGGTACAGGGTTACTATAGCATCTATTCCCTCCAGGTGAGCCCGCTCGAGGCCACGGCGAAACGTCTGCTCCAGCGCGAAGATCTGAAGGAGTTCGCCGGTAATACAGAGGCCGACTCGTTCGACCAGAAGGTGCTCGCGACGTTTTGCACGCCCGAAGGCCGGATCAAGGCGTTCCCCGTCCAGGAGAAGAAGTTTCTTGTCCTGCTCAGGCACGTCCTGAAGGAATTTCAGACCGGGATTCGCTACAGCGAGAAGCAGGTGAACGGGATCCTGTCGAGATTCAACAAGGATACCGCGCGACTGCGGCGCGCGCTGGTGGACTACCGTTATATGGACCGGGAGGGCGGCGGCGGGAAATACTGGCGAACCGAACAGCCGGAGTAG
- a CDS encoding cohesin domain-containing protein, with translation MPFLVKTIPDTRDYSFLPDRVYNSRGEYLQYWIHNVWQDTGSGLLIQRYDSEGNAVGPVLRANDGEGPAAGSVGYMSNGYFYAAWWAGNFNTYGQLFDSNGVKVGTNQIVSVGGIDPVILTEPGDSAFRVFVRKPDYSGGAVADSTIIFYSKVDLHGMLIDTGRRIHPHNLKAFERPLLASASSDSEFILVFAATEAFWGGADDLYLQRLSIAGDQTGEIQELGDVSTLDFALAQIARDEAGRQVIIWSDNRPQAVQPPGSWNLYGQLLDREARKMGRNFSINSIKPGETGTRYACMHYHNGVFSVWWGADSLPVGPVIPYRNEWGFNYDLTGVYTSSVHDAGPLIATYDSLSFMATTPSGTSLKFQLRSGTTPAEFDTAVWRGPDGTAGSYYTVSGEAISTTHHGQRYLQWRAHFSTTLFGESPTLFGLALAYSLSSSPPPEPPALVDASPGHGIVTLQWQHSPSPAIYRYKIYRGMSPGSFDSIWTKTLSDTSLSYQDSEVVNRSTYYYAVTAEDSNYQESDYSAGVSAVPYGITIYVSASALAQGSGTIEQPYPEISRGMNRALRFDTVSVLPGIYHETVRIRPDVFLAGSGPARTSIEGGSDSGVVICRRGSGVSGFTINMISTTSTDCAIWCSNSGPLIEGNVIIKTFSTTIPENAIIATGGTTRILRNYIVGFDGGVIVSEFLSSLEMANNIIVAKLLGSALYNDAGGSIINNTLVIEGYGVAVSLYSYPPATIKNNIIIGPSTAGGQGFSLNDDPAYRRVSVSYNNVSNFHDNYYSWMLDSNNISADPGFVNRGGADFRLQSGSVCGHAGDPDALYNNRDGSRNDMGAFGGPNPIDPAIIPGFAVSFASESVSGFPGDTVLVEVTIDNASRLASAQFSLSYDSSIVRLLSIEKTILTNSMQISMDTSRTGWLGVLMTGDRNIGGGSGALVDLHFRISPSVPEGVPASPVTVESVNLRDSLSQPLLLREVKSGVIAVSPGGRGGRYVFVDWRNSSPIEDGSRRNPWKTAQRGLDHALPGDTVLLAAGTYEEPVQLRDSLELRGNGAGVTSLKLDSIDLVLSKSPVACSNVKGVCISHLTIVSPDPDVLGTVDCRASTVEIHDCRIIGSPDNSEALIAVRNGSAMEVHDTYLSGSTGIAVSNSSLDVTRTVIKSVGGAGGIFLTNSTARITNDRFYITDAYGINVVSGRGITIRNNLIRGATTVTGGILVWAGDSLSITNNTLDTRFTGMDIRSASGNVMNNIITGDGRFGVSIGASGLNSFNDVWGNTVNFSATTPGMGDLSLDPKYVDLNMEDYRLQQTSPCRDAGTPDSLFNDGDGSRSDMGLYGGGFLDTLFFNLHGAWLSMRGSTVAQGDTFILPITGATIRGTASAEVEVSFDSTHLELISASTASGTSMFALSRIEDHAGNLILKLDNEHGFSGDSADIIRLKFVPRKSVSATAVQFRRAKLYNESTAEIPVTRLSNAQVIITSVAEKKPVIPVSFELGQNYPNPFNPVTTISYTVAKAGMVSLDVYNILGQQVAILVSEYQRPHTYSAQWDASKFSSGVYFYRLRASGFLDTKKMILIR, from the coding sequence ATGCCGTTCTTAGTTAAGACCATCCCCGATACGAGAGATTACTCATTCCTTCCTGATCGGGTGTACAACAGTCGCGGTGAGTATCTTCAGTACTGGATCCACAATGTCTGGCAAGATACCGGGAGCGGTCTTCTCATCCAGCGCTATGACTCGGAAGGGAATGCCGTCGGCCCTGTCCTCCGAGCCAACGATGGCGAGGGCCCCGCAGCCGGGTCGGTTGGTTACATGTCGAACGGATACTTCTATGCCGCATGGTGGGCCGGGAATTTCAACACGTACGGACAACTATTTGATAGCAACGGGGTGAAGGTCGGTACCAACCAGATCGTTTCGGTCGGAGGGATCGATCCCGTCATTCTCACGGAGCCGGGCGATTCGGCGTTCCGGGTGTTCGTGCGGAAGCCGGACTATTCAGGCGGGGCGGTGGCTGACTCAACCATAATATTCTATTCGAAAGTGGACCTCCACGGGATGCTCATCGATACCGGGCGAAGGATCCACCCACACAATCTGAAAGCCTTTGAACGTCCCTTGCTGGCTTCTGCGTCATCTGACAGCGAGTTTATTCTGGTTTTCGCGGCGACGGAAGCCTTTTGGGGCGGAGCCGACGATCTCTATCTCCAGCGTTTATCGATCGCAGGAGATCAAACCGGAGAAATCCAGGAACTCGGTGACGTCTCCACGCTCGATTTCGCCCTGGCGCAGATTGCACGGGACGAAGCCGGACGGCAGGTGATCATCTGGAGCGATAACCGGCCTCAAGCCGTTCAACCCCCGGGGTCCTGGAATCTTTACGGCCAGCTCTTGGATCGGGAGGCGCGGAAAATGGGAAGGAACTTTTCCATCAATTCCATCAAGCCGGGCGAGACCGGTACCAGGTATGCGTGCATGCATTATCACAATGGTGTGTTCAGTGTCTGGTGGGGTGCCGACAGCCTCCCGGTGGGCCCGGTCATTCCCTACCGCAATGAATGGGGATTTAATTATGATCTGACCGGGGTGTATACCTCGAGCGTACATGATGCCGGACCGCTGATCGCTACCTACGATTCCCTGAGTTTCATGGCAACAACTCCATCGGGAACTTCTCTCAAATTTCAGCTGAGGTCAGGAACTACGCCGGCAGAATTCGATACGGCGGTCTGGAGGGGGCCCGACGGAACGGCAGGCAGCTATTACACGGTCAGCGGAGAAGCGATCAGCACGACTCACCATGGGCAACGGTACCTGCAATGGAGGGCTCATTTTTCCACTACGCTATTCGGTGAATCTCCGACGCTCTTTGGGTTGGCGCTGGCTTACAGTCTTTCGAGCTCTCCTCCTCCGGAACCGCCTGCGCTTGTCGACGCATCGCCGGGACATGGGATCGTCACCTTGCAGTGGCAGCACTCTCCTTCCCCCGCAATCTACCGCTACAAAATCTATCGCGGGATGTCGCCCGGTTCATTTGATTCGATTTGGACCAAAACTCTGTCCGACACAAGCCTGAGCTATCAGGATTCGGAGGTTGTGAATCGATCGACCTATTATTATGCGGTCACCGCTGAGGACAGCAATTATCAGGAAAGTGATTATTCCGCGGGAGTGAGCGCAGTACCCTATGGCATCACGATATACGTTTCTGCAAGCGCGCTTGCTCAGGGATCCGGGACCATTGAACAACCGTATCCAGAAATCAGCCGGGGGATGAATCGTGCGCTGCGGTTCGATACGGTATCTGTCTTGCCGGGTATCTACCATGAGACGGTCCGGATTCGACCAGACGTGTTTCTCGCGGGCAGCGGACCGGCTCGGACCTCCATCGAAGGGGGAAGTGATTCCGGCGTGGTCATCTGCAGACGAGGGTCAGGGGTCTCGGGCTTTACGATCAACATGATTTCAACGACTTCTACCGACTGCGCGATATGGTGTTCAAACTCGGGACCCCTGATCGAGGGGAACGTCATCATCAAGACGTTTTCGACCACCATTCCCGAAAACGCAATCATCGCGACCGGAGGGACTACGCGAATTTTACGGAATTACATTGTCGGGTTCGACGGGGGAGTGATTGTTTCTGAATTTCTCTCATCTCTGGAAATGGCAAACAATATCATCGTGGCGAAATTGCTGGGGAGCGCCCTCTACAATGATGCCGGGGGTTCAATCATTAATAATACTCTCGTAATCGAGGGTTACGGGGTAGCCGTATCGCTGTATTCCTATCCACCTGCAACTATCAAGAACAACATCATCATTGGTCCCTCGACTGCCGGCGGACAGGGATTTAGTCTGAATGACGACCCTGCATATCGGAGGGTCTCCGTCAGCTATAATAACGTCTCTAATTTTCACGACAACTACTATAGTTGGATGCTGGATTCAAATAACATATCCGCCGATCCGGGGTTTGTGAACAGGGGAGGAGCTGATTTCCGGTTGCAATCCGGCTCGGTTTGCGGGCACGCTGGCGATCCCGATGCTCTCTACAATAATCGAGATGGATCACGCAATGACATGGGAGCATTCGGGGGTCCGAATCCGATCGACCCGGCCATCATTCCCGGATTCGCCGTCTCCTTCGCATCCGAGAGCGTATCCGGCTTTCCCGGCGATACGGTGTTGGTAGAGGTTACGATCGATAATGCAAGCCGTCTCGCGAGCGCTCAGTTCTCCCTCTCCTATGATTCTTCGATTGTGAGGCTGCTTTCTATAGAGAAGACTATTCTCACGAATTCAATGCAGATCTCTATGGACACATCCCGCACCGGGTGGCTTGGAGTTTTGATGACCGGCGATAGGAATATCGGGGGAGGGAGCGGTGCACTCGTTGATCTTCACTTTCGAATCTCTCCATCGGTGCCGGAAGGTGTGCCGGCGTCACCGGTAACTGTCGAGAGCGTGAACTTGAGGGACAGTTTGAGTCAGCCACTGCTTTTGCGGGAGGTCAAATCCGGGGTCATTGCGGTGAGTCCGGGAGGGAGGGGAGGTCGATATGTTTTTGTAGATTGGCGCAATAGTTCTCCGATTGAGGATGGCTCGCGCAGAAATCCATGGAAGACCGCGCAGCGTGGTCTAGACCATGCGCTTCCGGGTGACACTGTACTCCTTGCCGCCGGAACCTATGAAGAACCGGTCCAGCTACGCGACAGCCTCGAGCTCCGGGGCAACGGAGCCGGGGTGACGAGCCTGAAACTGGATTCAATCGACCTGGTATTGTCTAAGAGTCCGGTCGCATGCTCAAACGTGAAAGGAGTTTGCATCTCACATCTGACGATTGTCTCGCCCGATCCCGACGTTTTGGGCACTGTCGATTGTCGAGCATCAACCGTGGAGATCCATGACTGCCGTATTATCGGATCTCCCGATAATTCGGAGGCCCTTATCGCCGTGCGGAACGGTTCAGCGATGGAGGTGCACGATACATACCTCTCCGGCTCCACGGGGATCGCAGTCTCAAATTCCTCGCTCGATGTCACACGCACTGTGATCAAGAGCGTAGGCGGCGCAGGCGGTATTTTCCTCACGAACTCAACGGCCCGGATCACGAATGACAGATTCTACATTACAGATGCATATGGTATAAATGTCGTCTCTGGGCGCGGGATCACAATCCGAAATAACCTCATCCGCGGCGCGACCACGGTCACGGGCGGTATACTTGTGTGGGCGGGGGACAGTCTGTCCATAACAAATAACACGCTCGATACAAGGTTTACCGGCATGGACATCCGCTCCGCCTCCGGCAATGTCATGAATAACATCATTACGGGGGACGGGCGCTTCGGTGTGAGTATCGGTGCGTCCGGACTGAATTCGTTTAACGACGTCTGGGGGAACACCGTCAATTTTTCTGCCACAACTCCCGGAATGGGGGACCTTTCGCTCGATCCCAAATACGTCGACCTCAACATGGAGGATTATCGTCTGCAACAAACCTCCCCATGCAGAGATGCGGGTACCCCGGACAGCCTGTTTAACGACGGCGATGGCTCGCGGAGCGACATGGGGTTATATGGCGGCGGGTTTCTTGATACCCTGTTTTTCAATCTTCATGGTGCCTGGTTGAGTATGCGTGGATCCACCGTAGCTCAGGGGGATACATTCATCCTCCCAATTACCGGAGCGACGATCCGTGGAACCGCATCGGCCGAGGTCGAAGTTTCATTTGACTCGACACATCTCGAACTGATTTCTGCTTCAACCGCTTCGGGAACTTCGATGTTTGCGCTCTCGCGGATCGAAGATCATGCCGGAAACTTGATTCTGAAGCTGGACAACGAGCATGGTTTTTCAGGCGACTCCGCCGACATCATCCGGCTCAAATTTGTGCCACGAAAGAGTGTCTCCGCAACAGCGGTGCAATTCCGGCGGGCGAAGCTTTACAATGAATCTACCGCCGAAATTCCAGTTACGAGATTGAGTAATGCGCAAGTGATCATTACGTCTGTCGCGGAGAAAAAGCCGGTTATTCCGGTCTCTTTTGAACTCGGGCAGAACTATCCCAATCCGTTCAATCCGGTGACAACCATCTCCTACACTGTCGCGAAGGCGGGGATGGTCTCTCTTGATGTTTACAACATCCTTGGTCAGCAGGTGGCAATCCTGGTTTCTGAGTACCAACGTCCGCATACTTATTCTGCTCAGTGGGATGCGAGCAAGTTTTCAAGCGGTGTCTACTTTTATCGATTGAGAGCTTCCGGGTTTCTTGATACGAAAAAGATGATATTGATTCGATGA
- a CDS encoding TonB family protein, with protein sequence MTAAFLFQAILFLFPMTVCPQDRGVADSARGLIAGSRYDDAIQLLRHAIDDQKDSVRFHRLLGEAYHRKRDYSNAIDAYRRAAALQDCDTCHQDYDTLGVLSLEMKDHKSATEYAEKASRHHSGASPRVLAAARILKGDEYRADYECDKALDEYKESLKLIEDTLAYRGILSCLSFRGEMKELLELAAKLMEKQPQFYTPRKYLCEAYYDAGLTLELKQDLTGAIGWFEKAISIDPLRVADLAIEIGKCYEHQGDTSQAVQYYSNALFDTLASSEAALALAKICIRRDRFTEALTTLQTSLKGFPVNSECWVLLGDLYLKLGKKAEAIECDKIAAKLGDSPAQGRLRNNYIPYDSINFRTLPWLAADPFAKKWWADWLLADRLSSPDLVPVEKLPVPLKIVQPDYPNGARIAGSEGTVFLKCLVDKRGRVRKITVIKSENDIFIAPAVAAALQWQFTPATMHGIPVAVWTMVPFRFKINR encoded by the coding sequence ATGACCGCCGCGTTCCTCTTCCAGGCGATTCTATTTCTTTTCCCGATGACTGTTTGCCCGCAGGATCGGGGTGTTGCCGATAGCGCGAGGGGGCTGATCGCCGGCAGCCGCTATGACGATGCGATTCAATTACTCCGGCATGCGATCGACGATCAGAAAGATTCCGTACGGTTTCACCGGCTCCTCGGTGAAGCCTATCACCGGAAGCGCGACTATTCCAACGCGATCGATGCGTATCGCCGCGCCGCCGCTCTGCAAGATTGCGATACGTGCCACCAGGATTATGATACACTCGGCGTTCTCTCCCTTGAAATGAAAGACCACAAATCGGCGACGGAGTATGCGGAGAAAGCCTCCCGTCACCACAGCGGGGCTTCGCCGAGGGTCCTGGCGGCCGCGCGCATTTTGAAAGGGGATGAGTATAGGGCTGATTATGAGTGCGACAAGGCCCTCGATGAGTACAAAGAGTCGCTCAAACTAATTGAGGATACTCTTGCATACCGGGGAATACTTTCTTGCCTATCATTCAGAGGTGAGATGAAGGAGCTTCTTGAACTTGCAGCGAAGCTCATGGAAAAGCAACCGCAGTTCTATACACCACGAAAGTACCTCTGCGAGGCATATTACGATGCGGGTCTTACGCTGGAGTTAAAACAGGATCTAACAGGGGCAATCGGTTGGTTCGAGAAGGCGATTTCGATCGATCCTCTCCGGGTTGCGGATCTCGCGATCGAGATAGGAAAATGTTATGAGCATCAGGGCGACACTAGCCAAGCCGTCCAGTATTACAGCAATGCACTCTTCGATACGCTCGCTTCATCCGAGGCAGCCCTTGCGCTTGCAAAGATCTGTATCCGGAGGGACAGGTTTACTGAGGCTCTCACAACTCTTCAGACCTCTCTGAAGGGGTTTCCGGTGAATAGTGAGTGCTGGGTCTTGCTGGGAGATCTGTACTTGAAATTAGGAAAGAAAGCAGAGGCGATCGAATGCGATAAGATAGCCGCAAAGCTCGGCGACTCCCCGGCCCAGGGTCGCTTACGAAACAACTATATTCCATACGACTCGATTAATTTTAGGACCCTGCCATGGCTGGCCGCTGATCCCTTTGCAAAAAAGTGGTGGGCGGATTGGCTTCTCGCCGATCGGCTATCATCTCCCGATTTAGTGCCGGTCGAGAAATTGCCGGTGCCCCTCAAGATCGTACAGCCTGATTATCCGAACGGTGCCCGTATTGCCGGAAGCGAAGGTACCGTTTTTCTGAAATGCCTGGTCGACAAGCGAGGGCGAGTCCGGAAAATCACAGTGATCAAGTCAGAGAACGACATCTTTATCGCGCCGGCTGTCGCTGCGGCACTTCAGTGGCAGTTCACTCCGGCGACGATGCATGGCATACCCGTCGCGGTCTGGACGATGGTTCCCTTTCGTTTCAAAATAAATCGTTGA